One Apteryx mantelli isolate bAptMan1 chromosome Z, bAptMan1.hap1, whole genome shotgun sequence genomic window, ataaatgaaaatgtccTGAAGGAAATGCAGTGTTGCTTTGATCCGAGCCTGTGAGCCTCATTACTTGTGGATGTAGTTTCagtagtttatttttaatttcctctgtTGAGTATCTCCTAATCTATGGGAATGCAACTCTCATCTAATTGTTGTGGttattatatttctttctttaagcTGAATAACTCAGGAAGAGATGCATCTCTTCTAACGAACAAAATTGTATTAAATCTTGCTTGGTGTACAGACATACCTGACACTAGTAGGAGACAAAATATATTGGAAATGCATGTGGATTTTGAAAAAGGATACTTACATCTTGCTCTTAATGTTTTCAGGTCTCTTTAGAAATGGGGAAGATTTTTGTTGAGGGTGTTGGGGAAGTGCAGGAGTATGTTGATGTCTGTGACTATGCTGTTGGTTTGTCCCGAATGATCGGTGGACCTATTTTGCCTTCAGAAAGTAAGTATGCATGCTATTTTTTTGCATTAATGAAGAGATGGAGATGAAGTGTGTTAAATATATAGTGATGTACTGCAGAAAAATCTCTGCACTGTGAGTTCTGTAGGAAGCATGTTGTCTAGGAATAGATTTGCTGGTAGGCAGTAGTATCACCTGATGAAGTATCTGTTCTGTGGCATATGTCAAGAGAGGCTATAGATTTGCATGCAGTCTTGCTAGAAGCAAAAACAGGCATATGTCCTCCTGTTACAATGTGTTACTTGTGACATTCTTCTTCCTGGTTCTAGTTTTCTGTAGTAGATGtctgcattacttttttttttttcctaatactttCATAAAAACTACTACTAGAAAAATGTATTCTGGATGCAGCAGAACTCAGTCTGGTTTTGTCCATAAAAATGTGCATTGTTTCCATATTTATGAACTCCCAATGGGTTGTTAAGTTctgaccataaaaaaaaaagtctgcaatgGCCTGTGAAAAGGACAGAAGTTGAGTTCTGTCTGTCTCACTGCAGAGACCCTAAATAAACCACCTCCTCAAGCTAATGCTCTGATGAATGGAGGCCAACAATGAGTGAAGAATGAGTGATGAAGGCCAACAAAGTTGGCTGTGCTTGTAAGGCCTTAcgatttccttttcttaaaaaagcaTGAGGTGAATGCAAATTGCATTACGTTGTGTCTTTGCCTTCAGGACCTGGCCATGCCCTCATAGAACAATGGAACCCTGTAGGGTTAGTAGGAATCATCACGGCCTTTAATTTCCCTGTAGCTGTTTATGGGTGGAACAGCGCAATTGCAATGATCTGTGGAAATGCTTGCCTCTGGTAAGATACTGCTCTCCAACATGctaaaagtattttgaaattacAGAGCTGTTATCTCAGGCATGTAATTATTGTCAAATGTCTGGTGTTTCTGTATATATGATTCCATCTCATACAGGCTTCTtttctatctatttatttttaggtTCACTTGTAATCAAAAAGCctcattttattttgtgttaaCCCCTTTTATGAGGTGTTGAGGTTCAGACCTGTCCAGGACTTAGCTACATGGCCTGTTAGTAAAGAACCCAGGTTGGGGCCTTGGAGCACTGTTAGTAAACAAAGTTAATATTTTAAGAATTGgtacaaataaaattaagaatcTAAATAATTAGTtttactttctccttcttttctgtttcatcttCCTGcttcactgtggaaaaaaaaatgcatatttgaaatattttccattcttGGAGAATATTTTCCATTCTTGGAAAATTAAAAGGAACATCATTTCGTTCATAtcaatatacatatgtatatttttttctttttaggaaaggCGCTCCTACAACTTCTCTCATTAGTGTAGCTGTTACAAAGtgagttttgttttaattttattctgttttgcttttaaacaagTTATCTTCCAGGCTTTCTGTTCGAGATAGTGTTTGGTGGTGAGGGAAACCTTTCCCCTTGTTATGTAAACAGGAGCAGTATATATAATGGTTCTTCTTGGGACGAGTGCTATGCCTCTGTTGAAGCAGGGCTCGCTGTGTGGTTTGTCTCCGTGTAGAAGATGAATTGCTCGTGAAATTCAGCTTCTCCCAATGGCACACTTGTGTTTCAGAATCATCCCTTTGTTTGGGAGTCTCAGCTCAACATCAGTACCTATTTTTAAGACAAATTTTCCTGGTTGGTTGTGTAGATCTATCTCCTGAGGATGACGCCACACAATCTTTATTATCCAAAAATGGTAACACCACAGCATGTTTTCCCAGGGTTCAAAACTCGTTTCCAATGCGAAGGAGAAGAGCTCTAAAGAATAAATGTCATAGTGATATGTACTGTAGGTTTATTACCACTTTGTGATCTGTAGCGTGTGATTATTATAATAAACATTCGTATTTAAATGCTAAATATAAATAGGCCCATTTCAAATAACTAATTAGTAAGTATTGTAGCTTTAATATTATTTACTGAGAACATGGCCCAGACCATTCCTGAGTATTTTATATAACTCCATGAAGTTATATGAATGTCTCTTTTTAATGGAAGCTTGTAAAAGACAGTATGGCCCAGGTTTTTATGCATTGATCTAATGCTTCTCTGTGACAATTGTGTGGATGCATATGAATATATTTCTGAGTCTTATTTTTGTGTGAGTAGTAGCTGTAACACCAAGATCCTTGAGAGGAGTGTGTGTTTGTATTGTACAAAGTGCATGCGAATTAAAATGAACTGCAAGACTGTTGCTTATTTAATATCTGCAACTTGTTCATGTGCATGCTAACACAGACTTTAAGGGCTTACTCCCTCATATATGCTTCTGAAAGAAATCTCAGAAATTTTTACATCTTTGATTCTAGGATAATTGCCAAAGTCTTAGAGGATAACAAAGTGCCTGGAGCAATCTGTTCTCTGGCTTGTGGTGGAGCAGAAATTGGGTAGGTAACATTCCTTCTTTTTTGTAAAGAAGGACAGAGGAGAAAGAATATTCTTTGAGGATCTTCTGGCTGTAAAATTATTCTAATTTCCAGGAGCTCCCAGTACATGCAAGTACCTGttgctgtcatttttttttatcagctaCTCTGAAATGCCAGCTCCGCTGCAAACATATAACACATATCTCTATGTGCTGTTGTGAGATCAGCTGCTAACAACTTAACAGAAATTCCAGTTTGGTGAAGAGCTATGACTAAGTTTACATTCTACATCTGTCCCATTCTTTTTGCAACCATGCAGCACATATGCTCAAAACCAAGGAATATAGCTAATACTAAATTCCACTCGTGTACTCTTAAGAGTTTTCACTTTCTAGCCCAGTAGCCTTTCTGAACCACTCCTACATAGGAGATTACATCCCCATTTTCCATGCTCATGTAAGGCAATGCACTCGTGCATAGATGCGCACTCGTGCATAGATGCACacctgtgcttggaagctgtacGAATCGAATTGATCTGTTTGATTATTGCAGTGTGGTAATTCCTTGTGCAAGTGTGTGTTCAGATATATCTTTTGAGTATTcaacagaagacaaaacaaaatagatGGTAACCATTGCAAAAAGTCATAGGTATGCTTATTTTCTTAAGGAAGATAACAATCAGGACTGGTCTTACTACTTACTTTGGATTAGATTTCAAAATCGGTACAGGTGATGCTCTGGTGATGATCTGGCATgaagcaggaaaggaaaacagtCTTGTTCCTCTGCTTTTCTGACTTAAGAGGAAGCTTTACTGACTTCTGTTCAGTCATTGACCTATTGCTTTCAAAAATGTACCTGTGGCTTTAAAAGATCTCACTGATTGCATGTGGTTTATTTGTAAGGAGTGACCAGCTTTTCGCTCTTCTTAAACATGGTGGTATGTCTCGTTGTGCAGGACAGCAATGGCGAGAGACGAGCGAATGGACTTGCTCTCCTTCACTGGCAGCACGAAGGTGGGCAAGCAGGTAGCGCTTATGGTTCAGGAGAGATTTGGTGAGTGGAGGGGGTCCCTTCCTCTTCATTTGTTTCCATGGTTGGGAAAGGTAGGGGATCCCCAGGGGACTTTAAAAGTACAGCTTGTTTAATTTGTCTTGCATTATTTCTTTTAACTCAGTGGAAGTGTGATGATGAAAGTGCTCAGAGGTAGATAATGCATTTTGTAGTTAATTCTATCACAGTTGAGGATTTTTCCTAAGATATCCAGAAATTCATGGGCCAACAGGTAATTTTGTGGGGTTTTCCATGAATGTAATTGTATGGAGATTGTCAAGATGGACAGTCAGGGTCTGTGGTCTTCTGGGAATCTTTCTGTGGAAAAATGTCATCCCTCCCTGTCCCCCCTTTTACTCATGAATACAGGAGAAAAGCTATCATCTTTGAGATGATGTTCTTGTTGCAAATATTTGGAATGTGTAGGCCTGAGTCCGTGCTGCTGGATTCTAACTTGTGCTagttttaaacagaaaacttTCTGAACAGATTTTTTGCATTATATACATTTGCAATTCAGAAGAGTGATGCTGAAAATTCAGAACAGATTGCAAAACTTTTGTATATTCAGAAAAAGAGGTTTAATGAAATCTAGCTCTAGTCAGAGATGACCTCGCTGAATGAGGTGCAGTGGATATATGTGTGACTGATATAACTggtgttttgtgtgttttatcaggTCGAAGTCTGCTGGAACTGGGAGGAAACAATGCCATTATCGGTAATATGCACTGCAACAATTTAGTCCCATAGGTATTATTTGAAAGTTAGTACTGTCCTTTTTTACACTGTGGATTTAAGAAGTACCTAGTAGGATGTATCTTTTTGTCTGTCTTCAATATTGAGGAGGAGTAGTGTTTTAAGACAAAAATGACAATTCGAATTCTTACAGGTATTCACTGTTGGAAAGAAGGAAATGGGAGAGGCAGTTGACTTTAGTAATGGGATGTGGACAATGCTGCTAATAAATTTTGACTTCAGAATAGGTCTAATCTCTCGATTACTACATTTTTAgcttttagaatatatttataTGTTGACAGTAAATAGATATCGAAGTACCATGAGTGATAAAATACTGTCTTGAAAGCAGACCATGCAGGTAGTTATTCTAGTAGCATATTTTATAGATTTAAGTAACTTAGGGAGTCATCTAGTTCCCAGATAACACAAATACGGTAAAACTGGACAATATggcagaacccccccccaacacacacacactaaatacCTAAATTGCTGTTCTGCTGTGTTACAGTTTTCCATTTCATCTTTCTGATACTTCAGAAATTGTTTCCCTTTTCATTTGAAAGTCTTGCTTTTCATGAAATTGGCTTTGAATGGTGGCATAAACATTGCTTGCTTGGACTTCCCAAATTTAATAGTATTTGTGGATACTTACAGAATTTCTGTGGGACTGATTAAGCTGAATGATGTCTTTGGGATTCTTTGAGGTTTATACATACAGCTTCACTTTAACCATCCTGCTGTTTTCTGGCCATGTGAATTTGTTTAGCCgttttcatttgtatttcacaGTATTGTGTACCTGtgcattttagcttttttttttttttttaagatactatCTGGGTACACTTTACCCTTGATTCTTTATGCTACTAGAATTCTTACCAGTGACAGGAGGACAAGGTGAAGAAACAGCAAGAAATTGCTTGTAGGATCTTGAATTAAAATGAAACTGAGATTCTTTACAAGCTTTGTTGAAAAAGgtcctttccagcaggtcagacaGTCCGGCTGCATTTAGTTTTAATTCCGAGTATAGAAGTAATAAGAATTTTGAGGTATTTTTGTGTATCTTAGTTTAATATGCTAGTGCCACTATTCCTAATGCTTCTTGACCAGCCTATCAGAGTTTATTATGCTCTGTTTAATGTCTGGCGAACTTAGTGGACCTTCAACACATAGACACCAATTTGCATGTTATCTGCTTAATTTAGTGACATACTGATGTTTAACTTTCCTTAAGTGTTTGAAGATGCAGATCTGAACCTAGTCATCCCGTCTGCTCTATTTGCCGCTGTGGGAACAGCGGGTCAGAGGTGCACAACAGCAAGAAGACTGGTGAGTAAATATGTATTGACTGGTTTGGGTAGCTCTGACTTTGAACTTAATTCTAAATTTTAAGCTCAGGAAATGCCTAATAGTTATTAGGTAAATTTACCTAATTTCTAATATACAAAACCAcataattttaatatatataaataaatatatatatatatatatatatatataaatttaaatacTTACTATTATGGAGAACAACCAATAGTCTTTGAAACACATTTCTACTTTGCCTGAAAACAATCTAATAGGAAAGTAAGATGGTAATTTGTCATGCCACTGTAATTCTAATTCTAAACAGTTTCCATGCATATGTTTCTAAATGCATCTGGTGCTAAAGTCACAAAAATAAAACTCATTGTACTTCTTGTTCTCTCTGTTTTCATTGCCAGAGCTTATTTGCCTGTTTCTTCTACAAATTTTGGTGCAGGGTTTAGATTTCAGCAAAGCAAGGGTGTGTGTTGCTTGtgttgctcccccccccccctttttttttaaaccaatcatTTTCAACAAATTCAGGTGTGTTATAATGTCATCATATGGCTGTGTAGTCTTTTCAATATTGGCTTGACTGGGTAAATATTCATCAAAAAAAGATTTGATTAAATTTGGGCAGATAGGAAAGGTGGTGATTCCTCAAATTTCAGAAATAAGAATCACATGAGTGCTGAAGCACTGAACTTGACAGTTTACAAAACGTCTTAATATCATTGATCTGAGATAGGGTTAAATTAAAACAGGGGTTTTATTTGTTTGCCTCTCTTAACGTGTTCATGATTTGATTTCATGGTGTTGCTGCTCTTTTGAGGACTTGCTTATGTGTTTATTTCTAACTGTTATTTGCTGAACGTCAGCAACACTACCTCCATgctcccttctgccctctccaaaATGCAGTAGTACTTCAGGAGTAGTGATATAGGCTTAGCTGTCTTACAACACTCTTATCCAATTTTATTTAGTTCCTGCATGAAAACATACATGATGAGGTGGTGGCAAAGCTTGCAAAGGCCTATGCCCAGGTCCGCATCGGTGATCCATGGGATTGTAAGTAGCTGTTTTCAACTCATAGCTTTAGGAGAGGTGTTTCTGTTGTACTTTTCTGGTTGAAATTCCAAAGTGATTATAGATAAAAGCTATCTAATTTTACTGGTTGAAGCAATTTACCAGGGCATGAGGGTAGCTAGTTTCATTTAGAATACAAAATGTGAAAGGGAGATGAAGAATCCAGCTAATACTGTTCATCCTGGACAGATTAAATAATGGCTCCCCAAATGTCATGATAAGAATATTTATGGAAATACAGTTTTCCTGAAAGAATGTCTTTGGATCCTTGCTTTTTAGCTGACACTCTCTATGGGCCTCTTCATACCAAAGAAGCAGTGAAGATGTACCTTGATGCAGTAGAACAAGCGAAACAACAAGGTGGCTCTGTGGTCTGCGGTGGGAAGGTGACTTATTTTTATTCTCCCCGCTACAATTAGccttctaggaaaaaaatgctgtaacaTGGTGGTTTAGGCCAAGATCGTACTGCAGTTTGTCATGTCAGCCATTATAAGATGGTAAGTTAGTCAATCTGAGAATGTCAGAATTGAGGTCCTTTGTTAAAGGTAAGGGTGGCTCTCTACATCGAAGACACCTTCTCCTTCAAGAAATGGTTATCAACTTTCCTCCATTTCTTGAACTATTCCCTAGTCACACAGGATggtgaaaataaaaacagtaatgtAAATGGTGAATATCATGCATGTAACGAAAAATGGCTGTTCTATCCCCAGGCCTTGGGTTCACAATATCAAACTTGAAGAAATCCTGGAGATTCAAAAGAGTCACTTGCACATCTTCGTCATGTGGGATGTTTAATTCTTGTGGACTTGCATTGTGGGAACTCTTATCTTTCACTGGCACCTGCTTTACTCCTAATGCCTTTAAATTTCTCTTCCTGTCTTACTAGTCAGCTTGCAGATAGGGGAAGGGAAATGTATTTTTGTCAGCAGGTGGAGTTTGAAATTTGATTGTCTGCCTAGCAGACTAAGTTatgcttttgtattttaaatatttcaacaAGAGTAAAATTTAAGATATCTGTCTACTCAGATGGCCTGACCTTCTGTTTCTGATTGCTAGGTACAATTATAGTAATCAGACCGTGAAGGATTCCCTTCCTACACTGACAGCTAAGCAGAATGCTGGTTTGGCTGAACTTACttgtctgtttcttcttttatgtGTTTTGAAGGTTATAAATCGTCCTGGAAACTACGTTGAACCGACCATTGTGACTGGCCTCCCTCATAATGCACCCATTGTGCACACAGAGACATTTGCCCCCATACTTTATGTACTGAAATTTAAGGTAAAATAGCAAGGGGAAATTAGTCTGGTGTCAGGGATTGTGACACAAGAGTCAAGAGAGATTTTAGGTTTGTCATGTTCATGCAATTGTCCTGACTGTTCCAAGAAGCAGTAACTGTTGTTCTGCACTGTGAGATATCCACTGTAATAGCTTAAATTGGTGTGTTGCTACTATACAAATCCTCACTGAAGAGCACTGGAGTTAAAATGGAAGTCTGTACATGAATAGATTTTTGTTGCTCATGTCAGAGAGTGGGTTGTGTCTTTCTGTGCAATGGCAGAGGTATCCTATCCCTGAATTGGTGCATATATATTTGCCAAATGGCATTCAATATATTGCATTACGGCTGCAGCATATTGAGGGGTTTCCCACAGTGCTTCTTTCCAGCTGCTTGCTTTGAATAGGCATAGTTTAACCACTGACATGTTTCTCCCTAGGTAGAAGAAGAGGTTTTTACCTGGAATAATGAAGTAAAGCAAGGTCTCTCCAGTAGCATCTTCACCAAGGATTTGGGCAGGATTTTCCGCTGGCTTGGGTATAGCTCAGATTATTTTTCTATCTTCCTAAAGCATAGGATCACTGTCTTTCATGTCTCTTGTAAACCTATGCACACTGCTAGCTGAACATTTTATAGCACTCGTTTTGGGGAAGGAGCATCTCTTGATCCTGAGTGATGAATGAGTGTTATCTTCATTTGTAGGCCAAAGGGATCCGACTGTGGCATTGTGAATGTCAACATCCCAACCAGTGGGGCTGAGATTGGAGGTGCTTTTGGTATGTTATTTGaacagtctgctttttttttttctttaaatgatcaAATCCTCTAGTATCAGGTCTAGAGACTTGGTACTATTCCTCAGGTTTCTTTTTTtgacttttgacttttttttttttttaatgactgtatTAGCTTCTCATGCAAAGAAGAGCTTCTGGTGCAGATGACAATAAAGCATTACCAATGTAAAGCTAGTATAGCTCTTAGATCTCTTTGTGTTAGTTTTTAAGGCTGTTCATGTAAATGACTAAATCTGATGAAATCAGCAGTCTCTAATGCCAATGTGATGAGGCCTTCAGCTTTAGGCAGATGTTTTTTGGATTACAAATGGGGAGAGAGTTGGCTGCATGAGTGGTATATGGTGGTATTCTTGTAATTTATTCTACATTTAGTGCAAGGGAAATGTAACAGGTTTCCagggtgtgtgtggtggtgttttgggtttttttttaataattgtctCACCTCCTGGAATTAGTTCAGATTTCTGTGCCAAAAAAGTTTCCAGTTTTCActtaacctttttgtttttttctacaggTGGTGAAAAGCACACTGGTGGGGGAAGAGAATCTGGAAGTGATTCGTGGAAACTTTATATGAGACGGTCAACTTGGTAAGAGACAAACTTTTAATtccaaataaatgcaaattaCAGGTAAACTTGCAAAGTCCAAAATATATAAATCCTTGATTACTGGAGGTTATCTTCACTAAATGTGAGATAAGCATGTAACGGAGtaattgccttttcttttggaagaatTTGCATTTGTGTTCCTGATGGAAAAATGTCTGAAGGATCTAGTTAAAGTCCTTTACTCACtgtcctttgaa contains:
- the ALDH7A1 gene encoding alpha-aminoadipic semialdehyde dehydrogenase isoform X1, translated to MLGLRRAAAALLPPTAACVRASGSMAALLVSQPRYAWLRELGLEEENPGVYNGRWGGSGEVVTTYCPANNEPIARVRQASLEDYEETVKKAKEAWKVWADIPAPKRGEIVRQIGDALRQKIKVLGSLVSLEMGKIFVEGVGEVQEYVDVCDYAVGLSRMIGGPILPSERPGHALIEQWNPVGLVGIITAFNFPVAVYGWNSAIAMICGNACLWKGAPTTSLISVAVTKIIAKVLEDNKVPGAICSLACGGAEIGTAMARDERMDLLSFTGSTKVGKQVALMVQERFGRSLLELGGNNAIIVFEDADLNLVIPSALFAAVGTAGQRCTTARRLFLHENIHDEVVAKLAKAYAQVRIGDPWDSDTLYGPLHTKEAVKMYLDAVEQAKQQGGSVVCGGKVINRPGNYVEPTIVTGLPHNAPIVHTETFAPILYVLKFKVEEEVFTWNNEVKQGLSSSIFTKDLGRIFRWLGPKGSDCGIVNVNIPTSGAEIGGAFGGEKHTGGGRESGSDSWKLYMRRSTCTINYSKDLPLAQGIKFQ
- the ALDH7A1 gene encoding alpha-aminoadipic semialdehyde dehydrogenase isoform X2, which translates into the protein MLGLRRAAAALLPPTAACVRASGSMAALLVSQPRYAWLRELGLEEENPGVYNGRWGGSGEVVTTYCPANNEPIARVRQASLEDYEETVKKAKEAWKVWADIPAPKRGEIVRQIGDALRQKIKVLGSLVSLEMGKIFVEGVGEVQEYVDVCDYAVGLSRMIGGPILPSERPGHALIEQWNPVGLVGIITAFNFPVAVYGWNSAIAMICGNACLWIIAKVLEDNKVPGAICSLACGGAEIGTAMARDERMDLLSFTGSTKVGKQVALMVQERFGRSLLELGGNNAIIVFEDADLNLVIPSALFAAVGTAGQRCTTARRLFLHENIHDEVVAKLAKAYAQVRIGDPWDSDTLYGPLHTKEAVKMYLDAVEQAKQQGGSVVCGGKVINRPGNYVEPTIVTGLPHNAPIVHTETFAPILYVLKFKVEEEVFTWNNEVKQGLSSSIFTKDLGRIFRWLGPKGSDCGIVNVNIPTSGAEIGGAFGGEKHTGGGRESGSDSWKLYMRRSTCTINYSKDLPLAQGIKFQ
- the ALDH7A1 gene encoding alpha-aminoadipic semialdehyde dehydrogenase isoform X3: MLGLRRAAAALLPPTAACVRASGSMAALLVSQPRYAWLRELGLEEENPGVYNGRWGGSGEVVTTYCPANNEPIARVRQIPAPKRGEIVRQIGDALRQKIKVLGSLVSLEMGKIFVEGVGEVQEYVDVCDYAVGLSRMIGGPILPSERPGHALIEQWNPVGLVGIITAFNFPVAVYGWNSAIAMICGNACLWKGAPTTSLISVAVTKIIAKVLEDNKVPGAICSLACGGAEIGTAMARDERMDLLSFTGSTKVGKQVALMVQERFGRSLLELGGNNAIIVFEDADLNLVIPSALFAAVGTAGQRCTTARRLFLHENIHDEVVAKLAKAYAQVRIGDPWDSDTLYGPLHTKEAVKMYLDAVEQAKQQGGSVVCGGKVINRPGNYVEPTIVTGLPHNAPIVHTETFAPILYVLKFKVEEEVFTWNNEVKQGLSSSIFTKDLGRIFRWLGPKGSDCGIVNVNIPTSGAEIGGAFGGEKHTGGGRESGSDSWKLYMRRSTCTINYSKDLPLAQGIKFQ